Part of the Stigmatopora argus isolate UIUO_Sarg chromosome 3, RoL_Sarg_1.0, whole genome shotgun sequence genome, taagtttttttgggggggaaacacCTTTTTAGTGTTACTTGGGGCTGTAATAAgtgtattattcattcattcattttatgaactacatatcctcactaggttcgtgggtggtgcaggagcctatcccagctaactatgggctcaaggcaggggacaccctgaatcagtggccagacaatcgaagggcacaaggggaacatgcaaactccgcgcagtgaggacccaccctggattgaacccatgaccccagaactgtgaggccgatgcgctaaccactctcatGCCGGTCTTCCACCAGTGTAATACTCTACTTTCATTCATACCTATGTACAAATTacataaaatacaatatatgataATTCAAAGATATAATAACAGACCGTTTTTTTAATCAGCAATATGATCATTTAAAGGTCTGGAGTGTCAAGTTTTGGATAGCTGCACTCTGTAGTAACCCAGGGCCCTGAaagcgttcattcattcattttctaaaccgctttatactcacaagggttgcgaggggtgctggagcccatcccagctgacttcgggccagaggcgggggacatcctgaatcggtcgccagccaatcgaagggaACGAgtagaaggacaaccatgcacagtcacaaccatacctaggggcatttagagtctccaatgcatgtttttggaatgtgaggaaaccatagtacccagagaaaagccacgcaggcccggggagaacatgcaaactcgacctggattcgaaccactCATTCGCCAGGCCGCCAAGAGTTACAAATGATATAGAAAATATTATAATGATgaatgataaaataattaatgtcaGTACAATagagacctggcgtccacattggtggacatcacattttgggtcatggaCTCAGGTCTttataagattaaaactttacttGACTTTTTCCAACTATGGGCTAATTAGAAGGATTTGAGTTCTCTCATTTTGCACGTGATTTTGAGGGAGGGGGTGAGCACTAGGAATGGAGGGGGCGTGTTTCAAAGCTTCTCAACGCCTCCtcgggtctctctctctctctcacacacacacacacacatgacacAAGCAGGCGAGTGAGCGTGTTCTTTCCTCTtggctgctttttttctttctaccgGGGTCCGAGTGACACGATGTCCACGCAGCGGGGAAGCACCGCACTAACTCGACCAAGGATAAGACATGGATGGTCTTATTTTCAAGACGAGCTCCGACCATCATTCTGTCAGTGCTCACTTTTGCCTtgtcaatttttctttttcctcaggTGACTATCACACTTGACTTTTGAGTTTACACCTTCTTCTGAACCAATTTTTATCTGGGATATCTGGAGTTACTGTAAGTTCACTGACATGGAGCCAGAAGAAGGAAAGGTCAATGTTTGGGTCTGCCAGGAAGAGAAGCTGGTCTCTGGACTGAGCAAGAGGACCACATGTGGAGATGTGATCCAAGTCCTGCTGGAAGACCAGAACCTGCGGCAAGGAGCCTCAGCAGGGATGTTGTCCGGACCCCCTCAGTCCTACTGTGTGGTGGAGAAATGGAGGGGCTTCGAGAGGATTTTACCCAATAAGACAAAAATTCTTCGACTTTGGAGCGCCTGGGGGGTCGAGCAAGAAAACGTCCGCTTCGTCCTAGTCAAGAGTGACGCGTCGCTTCCCAACAATGGCCCCCGGAGTGCTGAGGCTCGGGTGGTCCAGCGACGAGAAAATTGGGGTCCGGGCGGGGTGATCAGAGCCGCCTCCAGGACCTGTTGGCCTATTGCGGCCGCCAACATGTCCCAGGAGAGGCAGAGGCGCATTGTGAGAAAGGCTTTTAGAAAGTTGGATAAGatgaacaaaaagaaagaacaagCTCCTGGAAAAGATAAGAGCTCTTTGGAGAAGATGGAGACCTTGGTCCACCTGGTGCTTTCTCAGGATCACACCATCCGTCAGCAGATCCAAAGACTCAGGGAGCTGGATAAGGAGATCGAGAGGTTTGAGTCCAAGGTGCACTATGAGCGCATGAAGAGACATGGGGTCAACTATGTACAGGACACCTACTTGGATGACTCTTTGTCCCCGGAGGACTGTCCTCGCAAAGTCACTCCAGAATCCCTGGCCCAGTTCGAGGAATACGCGCGCAAATGCGAGGAGGTCGTTTGTCTGCAGGAGGAGCTGATGGAGCGGGAGGCGCTTGTCGAGAGCATCACCGCAGAGATCCAGGAGGAGCTCAACCGCCGGTGGATGGAACGTCGGCAGGTGGAGTCAGGAGGGGAAGAAGTGAAGGTGTCGGAGGTGCGCCTGTCAGCTTCTCCTGAGTGCATGGCTGGACAGGAGGTGGTGTTAGAGGAGGAGAGGATCAAAACACAGCTGAACACTAGCCTTTACATTGGCCTGAGACTCAAGACAGACCTGGACGGCATTCGAGGGGACTTGGACACGAGTCTTGATCTCTGGGAGAGAAAGGAGACAGAACTGATGGAGCTACTGGCCAAAGTGGAAAGTATGGAAATTGATCAGACGAACACGGAACTGGGAGCTGTGGACGTCCTGGAGAATGATGATGAGGAAAATGAAGCGAAAGGAGATGACAGTGCGGTAGCCCAGAAGAGCAGCATTTGGGTAGAGCAAGCCCGAGGTCTTTCGAAGACCTGCAGCATCAACGACGAGGACTCGGACACGGGTCTGAGCTCCATGCACAGTCAGGACTCTGACAACCCTCCCGTCTGTGAATCTCTAGTGTGAACCGGATCACATGAAAGAAAACGTCAGCAGCGCTAACGTAGCAACTCAAGCCACATGCTGTAATGCAATGTAAAGTAATACATTTAGTGTTGTAGTTTGCCAATCTCATGTTTGACTGAGGTGAGTTTAAAAAAGTGACAATTCTCAGGATTTTATCAACTCTCTGAACGTTAAccttgtaaaaacattaaatcaCAGGTGCCAGACCCAACCCAGAGATAGCCTGCCAAATTAcatatttaaaatagaaaaacgaTTACAGCACATTTCTTGTTAAAATATGCAACAACATTGTCCTCACTTCAGCATGGAAATTTGTTATACCgcaagcatgtttttgttaCCACATCTCTTGCAAATACAagtaatacaataaaatatgtttattctTCAACTCTGGTTTCAAAACAAGTGAGCCATTAATTTGTTACGAGTGTGTACAAATTTATTCAGGattataaacatttttagaaCTATAAGAGCCAGACTACTAACCACATTGGTGGCCTCAACAAAAGGATTTTGACACCCACGTGAAATGAAATCCAGTCAATATTCTCTGTTAAACTGACAGTGTGATTCTCTTCTAAGGTGACGACCAGAAGTTGGAGTTATCTCAGCCTCtaaattcatatatttttctcCTAAGTCATAAGTTCACACATTTGCACATTCTGTTTGTGCCAGCTAACCAAGCAAAAATaagcaaataataaaaatgccgAGTTTGTTGTcaataaaatatacaaatgcAGACATTATGTCCACAGATATCTGCTTAGCATTCCTTGTAAAACTGATTTTTCACGCATTTAGTATGGGTTTTGGGTTCTTCCATCAAAACGGAAAAAAACTTGATTGCCATTGATGCATAGGGGATCATTATTTAGTAGGTTACAGCTAAATACTGTACCAGACTATATaagtaatatttttaaaatatctgaTCCTATGAAATGGCTTTAAGGgttaaatgattttgttttcagaCAATTGAAAGCCATGTCTTTAATTAATAATGAGTTAATACTACCAGTAGGATGGAATAATAAATATGTTGTTAAGGGGGAGGGGTCTCACCATGGCACACTGTCATTACCAGCAAACAGAAATGGAATAAAGCCTTCATAAGACTACATGGTGCTTCATATGAGATCAGGTGACTTTTACAAATGTACATAGCAAGATATCCACAATTTAGCCATTAGTTATGAAAGAACACAACGAAGCACCTTATCAAGTAAATTGATGTAGCTAATGGTACTGTaatggtggtagtaatagtagtagctgTCCTTGATAGAAACAGTAGTGTCATTGCTATATCTGTATCTATATATGCTGTGTatattaatttagttttttttttacaagagttTTGACCAATCTTCATAGTCTCAGCATTCTTAAAGAACATTGGATTGAAGTAGAGGCAATTTAGTTGTTTAAATATTCCATTGCAACTTTACATCGaacaaaatatcttttttaaaaaaacaccaaaaatgtattttaattgtatgtcaaaagtttgctttttacacaaaatggtgaagaGTAATGGCCTTGTGACACTGGTAAGAGTGCTATGGTGATTTAGAATTAGTTGGTTTGTATGGAGTCAATTTAAGGGCCATTTTTTTGGCTCACTCAGGCGACAACATGGCAATATGTAGTTCTTTCATTATGACTGAATCTAGATCCCCGACTCACAGGCTCCATATGAACTCAGCTAAAGTATGCAGTCCACTCAACTTTGGCTGCATTTTGGTACATAATTACACATGCCTGTATGTGTTGAAATAAACAGCAAAACCTCTAGCTTGTAGTGTGGCTTTTTGAAGGATGAGTGACACGACTGAAACATTTAAATAGCTGTTTTCTCCCCCATAGACTAGACTAGACCTTCTACTTTGatttaatgacaaataaaaaaatagattagcTCTGAGCCACAATGAAAGAGTTTAAATTCAAGCGTATATGACTATGTGTGTACGCTGGTCGTATATAGTTGTGTGTAATTGTTACTCCGTCATCATTCTAGCATGAGCTTCTGTTCTGATCATGACAACCAGAAAGAGTTGTGAAACCACTCCTGCAGGCTCATGTTACCTTGCAGTAACATACCTGCACACTGCCCACGGGTGATGTCTTCAAGGGTCAGGTCACTTTTACCTCACCTCCTCTGCTGTCCGAACATGCAGATGTCTTTGTTCTTTTGTATTGTATAAATTAAAGTACAGACATTGAATTTACAGCCTGCCACCACCTAAATTTGCAATGAATGGGGTGGATTCAGTGgacataatatttaaatatttggcGTGCGgattgaaaaaaagtattttctttaTAATCCTCAGTGCATATACTGATAAGAAAAATTAAGATGTTTaagatgtttatttatttgttactaaTTTACGGGCGGATGAGtgctagcgcatcggcctcacagctctggggtcctgggttcgaatctaggtcagtccacctctgtggagtttgcatgttctccccagtcctgcatgggttttctctgggaactccagtttcctcccacattccgaaaacatgcgtggtagactgattggatactctaaattgcccctaggtatgagtattggcgtgagtgtgaatagttgtccgtttccttgtgaggctccagcaccccctacaaccCTACTAAgaaggatgaagcggttcagaaaatgaatgaatgaattactaatTTACAAATTTTCTCTGAAAAGAAAGATAATCCACTGGTTATAATTGAAGATCCTTGCAGTCATTTTTCGTTTTGCTTGTTCCTGCAAGGGTCATGGGTGGctagagcctgtcccagctgactttgggcgaaaggtggactacaccctagatcacaggtgtcaaactcattccagaatGGGCCaagtaggtgcaggttttccttccaacccaccaagacgaCACTTTTTCCACCACTGTTCTCTTACAAcggtaatcagttgattgcaatcaggtgctgcttcttccagcagacCTCCTCATTGGCCTAACTCTGGGGTggtcaagtccggtcctcgaaagcccctatccagtctgttttccatatcttaaTCCTCTACCATACCTgattcaaatgatcaactcatcagaaagctgtccagaagcttgataccaatccagattatttgattcaggggaGGTGGTGGAGGGAGAT contains:
- the rassf10a gene encoding ras association domain-containing protein 10, giving the protein MEPEEGKVNVWVCQEEKLVSGLSKRTTCGDVIQVLLEDQNLRQGASAGMLSGPPQSYCVVEKWRGFERILPNKTKILRLWSAWGVEQENVRFVLVKSDASLPNNGPRSAEARVVQRRENWGPGGVIRAASRTCWPIAAANMSQERQRRIVRKAFRKLDKMNKKKEQAPGKDKSSLEKMETLVHLVLSQDHTIRQQIQRLRELDKEIERFESKVHYERMKRHGVNYVQDTYLDDSLSPEDCPRKVTPESLAQFEEYARKCEEVVCLQEELMEREALVESITAEIQEELNRRWMERRQVESGGEEVKVSEVRLSASPECMAGQEVVLEEERIKTQLNTSLYIGLRLKTDLDGIRGDLDTSLDLWERKETELMELLAKVESMEIDQTNTELGAVDVLENDDEENEAKGDDSAVAQKSSIWVEQARGLSKTCSINDEDSDTGLSSMHSQDSDNPPVCESLV